A window of the Cystobacter ferrugineus genome harbors these coding sequences:
- a CDS encoding DUF6310 domain-containing protein: MLAERCYQALDHDRIEFHDITGRCAVASAGAAAMGLGVCVLAAPEIVVGAVVVAGVVVVGFAIKEALAAYEKRGRPQVRPPTQPVPETQPVPEARPVPVAKPAPQKPSPTKRPKPEPKGPDFPPGEPPETSERDRNRCEPIPKNYHRGGNKLHNKCADRIPNNINPGGDVFVNGKDFDALQLATRTLWEVKTDNFDTYPPELRRIVIEEQLPKLQYERALALACGFDFKVGVRSAAHKDALLDRDDTLDIVVMEWC; the protein is encoded by the coding sequence GTGCTGGCGGAGCGGTGCTATCAGGCCCTCGACCATGACCGGATCGAGTTCCACGACATCACGGGACGATGTGCGGTGGCCTCAGCGGGCGCTGCGGCAATGGGGCTCGGGGTCTGCGTCCTCGCAGCGCCGGAGATCGTCGTGGGCGCGGTAGTCGTGGCGGGCGTGGTGGTGGTGGGATTCGCCATCAAAGAGGCCCTGGCGGCTTACGAGAAGAGGGGCCGTCCCCAGGTTCGGCCGCCTACGCAGCCGGTGCCGGAGACGCAGCCGGTGCCGGAAGCGCGGCCCGTGCCTGTAGCGAAGCCCGCCCCGCAGAAACCCTCGCCGACAAAAAGACCCAAGCCGGAGCCAAAGGGGCCAGATTTTCCCCCTGGGGAGCCACCCGAAACCTCGGAGCGAGATCGCAACAGGTGCGAGCCCATACCGAAAAATTATCACCGTGGCGGCAATAAATTGCACAACAAGTGCGCCGACAGAATTCCGAATAACATTAACCCAGGTGGGGATGTGTTCGTGAATGGGAAGGACTTCGACGCGCTGCAACTGGCCACGCGCACGCTCTGGGAAGTCAAGACCGACAACTTCGACACGTACCCGCCCGAACTTCGGAGAATTGTGATTGAGGAACAACTGCCGAAGTTGCAGTACGAGCGCGCCCTTGCTCTGGCCTGCGGATTTGACTTCAAGGTCGGCGTGCGCAGCGCCGCGCACAAAGACGCGTTGCTCGACCGAGATGATACCCTCGATATCGTTGTCATGGAGTGGTGCTGA
- a CDS encoding endonuclease V, producing MERHSLHGWDLTPTQAVALQRELKERVVLRPPKGLKVERVAGADISMSRGEDWASGGFVVLDAETRAPVARASAVTRLGFPYVPGLLSFRELPVLMEAWARLEVRPDLIIFDGQGTAHPRRLGLACHGGLLFGVPSIGCAKSLLVGEHGPLGEERGAVADILHQGEVVGRAVRTRRGVLPVYVSPGHLMDLPTAVEWVLRMTSRYREPETTRHAHRLVNEVRREALAARASSRE from the coding sequence ATGGAACGGCATTCCCTGCATGGCTGGGACCTGACGCCGACCCAGGCGGTGGCGCTGCAGCGGGAGTTGAAGGAGCGCGTGGTGCTGCGTCCGCCGAAGGGGTTGAAGGTGGAGCGGGTGGCGGGGGCGGACATCTCCATGAGCCGGGGGGAGGACTGGGCGTCCGGGGGCTTCGTGGTGCTGGACGCGGAGACTCGAGCGCCCGTGGCCCGGGCGAGCGCGGTGACGCGGCTGGGCTTTCCCTACGTGCCGGGGCTGCTGTCCTTCCGGGAGCTGCCCGTGCTGATGGAGGCGTGGGCGCGGCTGGAGGTGCGGCCGGATTTGATCATCTTCGATGGCCAGGGCACGGCGCACCCCCGGCGGCTGGGGCTGGCGTGTCACGGGGGCCTGCTGTTCGGGGTGCCTTCCATCGGTTGCGCCAAGTCCCTGCTGGTGGGCGAGCACGGGCCCCTGGGCGAGGAGCGCGGCGCGGTGGCGGACATCCTCCACCAGGGCGAGGTGGTGGGCCGGGCGGTGCGCACGCGGCGCGGCGTGTTGCCCGTCTACGTGTCGCCGGGACACCTGATGGATCTGCCCACGGCGGTGGAGTGGGTGTTGCGGATGACGTCGCGCTACCGGGAGCCGGAGACGACGCGGCACGCGCACCGGCTGGTGAACGAGGTGCGGCGCGAGGCGCTCGCGGCGCGGGCGTCCTCCCGCGAGTGA